CACAATATTGGGGAACTTGGATTCTTGCTTTTTTATTAGTATGTGTTGCATATTTACCATTTAAATATAGAGATAAATTATTAGCAAAATTAGGACATTTAATAGGTAAATGTAAATTAGCTAAAAGTGCACGTAGGAGAGCAAATATTAATTTATTAAAATGTTTTCCTGAATTTACACAAAAACGAAGGGAAAAATATCTTAATGAAATGTTTGCAGTTGCTCCGCAATCATTAGGTATTTTAGCTGAATTAGTATTACGTGGCATTGGAAATACAGCATCTCGTACAAAATGGCATAATGAAAATATTATAGACAAATTAAAAAAAGAAAAACGTAATGTTATTTTTATGGTACCTCATGGTTGGGCTGTAGATATACCTGCAGTTTTGTTAGCAGCTAAAGGTAACAAAATAGCTGCTATGTTTCATCACCAAAAAGATCCAGTTGCAGATTATTTGTGGAATAAAGCAAGATATTCTTTTGGTGGACGTTTACATTCTCGTGAGGCTGGAATTAAACCATTTGTAGAGAGTGTTAAAGAAGGTTTTTGGGGATTTTATTTGCCTGATCAAGATCATGGTTATAAAAATAGTGAATTTGTTGATTTTTTTGCAACTCATAAAGCAACTTTACCTAAAATAGGACAATTAATGAAAATTTGTAAAGCAGCTATTGTTCCATTATTTCCAGTATATAATTATAAAACACATAAATTAGATATTTATATACGAGATCCTATGGAAGATATTTTAGGAAAAAGTGATCAATATGTAGCAAGAAGAATGAATGAAGAGTTAGAATATTTAATTAGGCCTTATTTAGAACAATATGCTTGGATTTTAAAATTTTTAAAAACTCGTCAAAATGGAGAAGTTACATTATATTAATTTTTATTTTTTTGACAATGATTCTTCAATACGTATTAGTTGATTAAATTTAGCTGTATGTTCGGATCTTGTAATAGAGCCTATTTTTATTTTTTTTGATCCTGTTCCAACAGCAAAATCTGCTATTGTTGTATCTTCAGTTTCTCCAGATCGATGTGAAATAATAATTGAATATCCAATATTTTTTGCCATTTTTATAATTTTTAATGTTTCTGTAACAGTACCTATTTGATTTAATTTAATAATAATTGAATTTGCAACTTTCATTTTTTTACCATATTTTAACATTTCTATATTCGTTGCAAATATATCATCTCCAACTAGTTGTATTTTTTTACCTAAAATTTTTGTTTGGTATACGAAACCATCCCAATCATTTTCATCTAATCCATCTTCAATATATGTAATAAAATATTTTTTAGATATATTATTTAAATAATGTGTTAATTCTTTTGAAGAAAAAATTTTATTTTTTTCAAAATAATATTTTTTATTTTTTTTATTATAAAAAGTAGAAGATGCACAGTCTATTGCTAAAGTAATATCTTTACCTATTTTATATCCTGCATTTTTAATAGAACGCAGTATAGTTTTAAAAACTATATGATGAGATTTAAAATTAGGTGTATATCCTCCTTCATAACCTACAGAAGTACTAATATTACATTTTTTTAAAATGTTACCTAAATGATAAAAAATTTCTGAACCAATTCTTGCAGATTCTTTAAAATTTTTTGCAGATATTGGTTGTATCATAAATTCTTGTATTTTTAAATTATTATTTGCATGTTTTCCTCCATTGATAATATTAATCATAGGTAATGGTATTGTAAATTTATTTGGTGTTCCATTAAGTTCTGAAATACGTTGATATAGAGGTATTTTTTTTAATAATGCAGAAATTTTTAAATTTGCTAAAGATACTGCCAAAATAGAATTAGACCCAAGATTAGATTTATTTTTTGTTCCATCTAAATTGATTAATATACGATCTATATTTTCTTGATCCATAGGATTTTTATTGATTAGATTAGAAGCAATTGGTCCATTAATCATTGAAACTGCATTTAAAACTCCCTTACCAAAAAAACGTGAAAAATTATTATCTCTTAATTCTAATGTTTCTTTTGAACTAATTGAAGTTCCAGAAGGAACGGATGCTATACTATAATATCCATTTTTTAAATGGATTTCTGCTTCAATTGTAGGGATTCCTCTTGAATCAAGAATTTCTCTTCCTATTACTTTATTGATATTAGACATATTATTATAATTTTATTTTTTTATATTTTTTTGCTGCTTGTATAAATGAAATAAATAAAGGATGTGCATCTCTTGGAGTTGAATTAAATTCAGGATGAAATTGACAAGCTATAAACCATGGATGATTAGGATGTTCAATAATTTCTACATGTTGGTTATCAATAGAATAACCTGAAATACATAATCCAGCTTTTTTTAATTTATTTAAAATTTTTGTATTTACTTCATATCGATGTCTATGACGTTCTAAAATAATATTTTTTTTGTACAATTTGTTTGCCTTTGTTCCTTTAATTAAATAACAAGTTTGATTACCTATTCTCATTTTTCCAGGTAATTTATTATTATTTTTAGTCTTTTTTTTATTAAAACATTTATTCATTAGATCTACAATAGGATATTGACAAGATGGTGAAAATTCTGTAGAATTAATATCCTCAATATTCATTATTTTTCTTGCATACTCAATAATTGCTACTTGCATACCTAAACAAATTCCGAAATATGGGATATTATTTTCTCTTGCATATTGAGCTGTAATAATTTTCCCTTCTACCCCCCTATTACCAAAACCTCCTGGGACTAATATAGCATCAACTTCTTTTAAAATATCTAATCCATTATTTTCAATAATAATGGAGTCAATTAATTTAATATTGACTATCACCTTATTTCTCAAACCTCCATGTTTCAAAGCTTCAATAGTAGATTTATAAGAGTCTGGTAGATTTGTATATTTTCCAACCATTCCAATAGTTACTTGATCTGTAGGATTAGATTGTGCCTTAATAACTGCATCCCATTCAGATAAATCTGCTGGAGGACAATTAATATTAAATTTTTTACAAATATAATCATCCAATTTTTGTATTTTTAATAATTTTGGAATTTTATAAATAGAATCTACGTTTTTTAAAGAGATTACAGCTTTTTTTGGTAGATTACAAAAAAGTGCAATTTTTTTTCTTTCATTTAGAGAAATATTATTTTCAGATCTACAAATTAATACATCAGGTTGTATACCTATAGAAAGTAATTCTTTGACTGAATGTTGTGTTGGTTTTGTTTTAAATTCTGAAGATGTTGACAAAAATGGTATTAAAGTTAAATGTATAAATAATGCATTTTCTCGTCCAATATCACAAGCTAACTGTCTTATTGCTTCTAAAAATGGCAAAGATTCTATGTCTCCAACAGTTCCTCCTATTTCAACTATTATAATTTGATAACCACTACTTCCTAAAGATATACGTTTTTTAATTTCGTTTGTAATATGAGGTATTACTTGTATAGTAGAACCCAAATAGTCTCCATTTCTTTCTTTTCTCAAAACTTCTGAGTATACACTTCCTGTAGTAAAATTGTTATATCGCGTCATTTTAGTTCTAATAAATCGTTCATAATGACCAAGATCTAAATCTGTTTCTGCTCCATCTTCTGTTACAAAAACTTCTCCATGTTGTTCTGGACTCATAGTTCCAGGATCAACATTAATATAAGGATCTAATTTTATAATAGTGATTTTTAATGAACGTGATTCTAATATGGCGCCTAAAGATCCAGCTACGATTCCTTTTCCAAGGGAGGAAACTACACCTCCAGTAATAAAAATATAATTTTTTTTCATATTTTTTTAAAAAAAAGTTATTGTTTTATTGGTTAATAAATAAAAATTTTTTTTTATGAAAATAAAATAATTAGAAAAATATTTTATAGATTAACATTTAACAAATATTTTTTATATTATCATTTTTTTATATTATTTAGTGTAAAATTTAATTTTTTTAAAAAAAGTATTAATAAATTTAATGAATTTATTTAAAAATGTACTTGTATATATTTAGATATGATAGGTTTAAAATATATAGTATAAAAAAATTTTTTGTAAAATATTTTTGAGGATTAATAAATGAATCAAATATATAATTTTAGTGCTGGTCCTTCTATGTTACCAATTTCTGTTTTAAAACATATAAAAAAAGAATTATATAACTGGAATGGATATGGCATATCAATATTAGAAATAAATCATCGCAATATTTTATTTATTAAAATGATTGAAGAAATAGAAAAAAATTTTCGTTATTTATTAAATATTCCAAAAAATTATAAAGTATTGTTTTGTCATGGTGGTGCAAGAGGACAATTTTCAGCATTTCCTTTAAATTTATTTAAAAAAAATGAAGTAGTTGATTATATTATTACTGGATATTGGAGTAAAATAGCAGCAAAAGAAGGTAGAAAATACTGTATTCCTAATTGTATTAATATTAGTTTTTATAAAAATTCTCGTATTTATTTAAAAAATATATATCAATGGCCTTTAACAAAAGAATCAAAATACATTCATTATTGTCATAATGAAACTATTGATGGTATAGCTATTCATGATATTCCTTTTTTTCCTTCTGATAAAATAGTAATTGCAGATTATTCATCATCTATATTATCTGCTCCTATTGATATTAGTAAATTTGGATTGATATATGCTAGTGCACAAAAAAATATTGGATCTTCAGGGTTAACTTTTGTTATCATACGTGACGATTTATTAGGTTTTCCTAGAAAAGAAACTCCTTCAATATTAAATTATACTTTATTGGAAAAAAGTCATTATTTTTATAATACTCCACCAATATTTTCATTATATTTATCAGGAATAATGTTAAAATGGATTAAAAGTCAAGGGGGATTAATTAAAATGGAAAAAAAAAATAAAAAAAAAGCTCAATTACTATATAATAAAATTATTGAAAGTAGTTTTTATGTCAATCATGTTGCTTTTCGAAATCGTTCTTTAATGAATATTCCGTTTTATCTTGATACAAAAAATTTGGAAGAAAAATTTTTAAAAATGGCTGAAAAAAAAGGATTACTCTTTTTAAGAGGACATCGTAATTCTGGAGGGATACGTGCATCATTATATAATGCTATGCCAATAAAAGGAGTTCAAAAGTTAGTAAATTTTATGAAAGAATTTGAATTTAACTATAAATAATTTTTTTTATTTATTAATTTATGAATTATATTTTAATACCTAAAATTTCTTATATTAATGGTAGTATTACATTACCTGGATCAAAAAGTATTTCAAATCGAGTATTGTTATTATCTGCCTTATCTAAAGGAATTACAAAAATAGAAAATTTATTAAAAAGTGATGATACATATCATATGTTAATGGCTTTAAAAAAATTAGGTATTCAATATACTTTGTCAAAAAAGTATCAAATATGTAAAATTAAAGGTATTGGAAATCATTTCAATAATAAAAAAAACATTACTATTTTTATAGGAAATGCAGGTACAGTTCTTCGTCCTTTAACAGCTTTATTGTCTCTAGGTCATAATGATATTATTTTGATTGGAAATGATCAAATGAATAATAGACCAATCAAATATTTAGTAGATTCTTTAAGACAAGGCGGTGCTAAAATTAAATATTTAGATAAAAATGGATATCCTCCTATACGTATATATGGAGGTTATATAGGAGGAAAAATTAAATTAAATGGAAATATATCTAGTCAATTCTTAACCGGATTATTAATTCAAACACCATTATCTGATAATGATACTATTATTGAAATAAAAAATAGTTTAGTTTCTAAACCTTATGTTAGATTAACGATCTTATTAATGAAAAAATTTGGTATTAAAATATACCATAGTAATTATTCTTATTTTTATATTCAAGGTAAACAACAATATATTTCTCCCGGTCATTATGTTGTTGAAGGTGACGCTACTTCTGCAACATATTTTTTAGCTTCTGCTGCAATTAAAGGAGGAACAGTTAGAACAATAGGAATTAATCAAAATAGTATACAAGGAGATATTAAATTTTTTAATATTTTAAAAAGTATGGGTTCCAAAATTTTATTTGGTCATAATTATATTGAATGTTCAAAAAATAGACTTATTGGCTTAGATATTGATATGAACGATTATCCAGATTCAGCAATGACTTTATCTATTTTAGCATTATTTGCAGTAGAAAAAAGTATTATAAGAAATATACATCATTGGGTAGTCAAAGAATCCAATCGATTATATGCCATAAGTCATGAATTGAAAAAAATTGGTGTAAAAATTAAAATAGGACAAAATTATATTGAGATTACTCCTCCTAAGCACATTAAATCTAAAATTATAGAAACTTATAATGATCACAGAATAGCAATGTGTTTTTCTTTATTATCTTTAAATAAAAAAATTATTCTTTCTAATCCTAAGTGTGTAAATAAAAGTTTTCCTAATTATTTTTTAGAATTTAATCGTATTAGTCATAGAAAGAAATAATTTTTTTAAAAAAAATGGTTTAATGTATGTTAATAAATCAATTATTTAAAGAGGTTTTAGTGAATCAATTACCACCTGTAATAACTATTGATGGACCTAGTTCTGTTGGAAAAAGTAGTTTATCAAGAATATTAGCAAAAAAATTTAAATGGTCGTTGCTTAATTCTGGTATACTATACAGAATTATAGCATTTTTGTCTGAAAAGTTTAATGTAAATATCAACAATGAAGATGATTTATTATTATTAGCTAATTTTTTTAATATTTCTTTTTATTTTAAACATACTACTGTAATTGTTTTTTTTAAAAAAAAAAATATTACTTGCAATCTTTATACAGAAAAAATTGCAAATATAGCTTCAAAAATAGCAATTTTTCCAAGGTTGAGAAAAATTTTATTATATAAACAAAGAAATTTTAGAGTAAAACCTGGTTTGATTGCAGAAGGGAGAGATATGGGTACTGTAGTATTTCCTGATGCTAGAATTAAATTTTTTTTATTTTGTAATTTGCAAGTTCGTATTTATAGAAGATTTAAAGAATTAAAAAATATGGGATTAAATGTTAACATTGATGAAGTTCGTGCACATGTAATAAAACGTGATCGTCGAGATAAAATTAGAAAATATTCACCTTTATTAATACCTAAAAATGCTTATGTTATAGATGTAACTAAATTATCAATTGAAGATCTTCAATTGATTGTTTTAAATTACTGTAAAGAAAAAAACATTTTTATAGATAAAATCTAATACTAAATATGTTATTGTTAAAAATAATGGTATAATTGTTTTTGAAAAAAGATAATATTTTTTTATTCTTTATATGATGGAAATTTATAAAGTATATTCAACAATTTTATTTAATAGGAATTTAAATAAAATTACATTAAAATATTTGAAGATTATGATATATGACAGTGATAGAATCTTTTGCTCAACTTTTTAAAGAATCCTTAAAAAGTATAAAAATTAAGTCAGGTTCAATTATTTCTGGGTTAGTTATTTCTATTGATAAAGATGTAGTATTAGTAGATGCAGGATTAAAGTCAGAATCAGCTATTCCTGTAGAACAATTTAAAAATTTAAATGGTGAATTAGAAATTAAAGTTGGAGATACGATTGATGTAGTATTAGATCATTTAGAAGATGGATATGGTGAAACTATTTTATCTCGGGAAAAAGCGAAGCGTTGTGAAGCTTGGTCAATTTTAGAAAAGGCATATAAAAAATCGGAGATAGTTGTTGGTTTAATTAATGGAAAAGTTAAAGGTGGTTTTACTGTAGAATTAAACGGAATTCGTGCTTTTTTACCAGGTTCTTTAGTAGATATTCATCCAATTAAAGATACAATACATTTAGAAGGAAAAGAATTAGAATTTAAGGTAATCAAATTAGATCAAAAAAGAAATAATATTGTAGTATCTCGTCGTTCTGTTATTGAATCTGAAAATAGTATAGAAAGAGAAAATTTATTGAGTAGTTTAAAAGAAGGAGCAAAATTACAAGGAATAGTGAAAAATCTAACTGATTATGGTGCTTTTATAGATTTAGGTGGTATTGATGGATTATTACATATTACTGATATGTCTTGGAAACGAGTCAAGCATCCTAATGAAATCGTAAATATTGGTGATAAAATTAATGTTAAAGTTTTAAAATTTGATAAAGAACGTAGTCGTGTTTCTTTGGGATTAAAACAATTTTCAGAAGATCCATGGATGAAAATTAAACAACGTTATCAAGAAGGAGATAAGGTAAAAGGAAAAGTTACAAATCTTACCGATTATGGATGTTTTGTTGAAATTGAATCAGGAATTGAAGGATTAGTACATGTTTCTGAAATGGATTGGACTAATAAAAATATTCATCCTTCAAAAATTGTTTCTGTCAATGATGTTTTAGAAGTTATGATATTAGATATTGATGAAGAACGTCGTCGAATTTCTCTAGGTTTAAAGCAATGTAAAGTCAATCCATGGAAAATTTTTTCTGAAAAATATCAAAAAAATGATCATGTTAAAGGAAAAATTAAATCTATTACTGATTTTGGTATTTTTATTGGATTAGAAGATGGAATTGATGGATTAGTACATTTATCTGATATTTCGTGGAATGTTCCTGGAGAAGAAGCAGTACAAAAATATAAAAAAGGTGATGAAATATTGACTACTATTTTACAAATAGATCCAGATAGAGAAAGGATTTCTTTAGGAATAAAGCAATTAGAAGAAGATCCTTTTTATAATTTTATTTCAAATCATAAAAAAGGTTTTATTGTTAATGGGGAAATTATTAAAATAAATTCTAAAGGAGCTATTTTAAAAATAAATAATTCTTTAGAAGGATATCTATATTTTTCAGATCATATCGATGATGTAACAATTGAAAAATATAAAAAATTAAAGATTGGGGATACGGTTGATGTTTCATATGTAGGATTTGATAGAAAAAATAGAATTATCCTTTTGTCTAGTTTATCTTTTTCTGAAAATATTAAAAATAAAAAAAATGGTTCTAATCTTAAAGATGAAGAAAATATATATATCACAAATAATGTAATGGTAGAAGCATTTAAATCTGCTAAAAATGAATAGAATTTTAAATTTTTTATTTAAATTTGATAAATATAAAAAAAATATTTTCGTACTATCATCTGCAATTTATTATTTTATTGTGCATTTAAAGTTAATCCAGAAATATGAATACTATCTTCACTCATTAAATAAAGATAGATTGGCATGATTTGATTTGGAGTTTTGTTTTTTAAAAAGTTTTCTTTTGGAAATGCTTTTTTTCTCATTTTTGTTTGTGTTTTTCCAGGATTAATACAATTAACTCTTAAATGAGTATTTTTATATTCATCAGATAAAATTTGCATTAAAGACTCAATTCCAAATTTAGATACAGAATATGCACCCCAATTTGCTCTACCCTTTTTCCCTACTGTAGAACTTGTAAAGATTAAAGAACTTTGTGGAGCTTTTAATAATAATGGTAAAAAATTTTTAGTTAGTATAAAGGAAGAATGAAGATTAACTTGAATTACATGATACCAAGTTTTTATTGGATAATCAATAATTGGTTTTATTTCGCCCAATATTGCAGCATTGTGTAAAAGTCCATCAATATATTTATATTTTTTTTTAATTTTTTTAACTAATTTTTTAGCTTGTACGTTAGTTAATTTGAGGAAATTTAATGAATATATTTCAACATTCACTTTAAATTTTTTATTTATAATTTTTTTAGTTTTTTTTACATTATTTATTTTTTTACCTATAAGAATAAGATTAGCGCCATAACTTGCATAAGTAAGTGCTGCTTCTTTTCCTATACCATCTCCAGCTCCCGTAATTAAGATTGTTTTTTTATATAAAAATTTTGGTTTCGGTTGATATTTTATCATTATTTTATTTACAAAATTTGTCATATTATATATATAATTATATAATTTAAATTTTCTATTTTAAAGGGTATTATTGTGGATTTTATATTTTCTTATATTTTATTTTTTGTTAAATTAATTACTATAGTTGCATTATTTTGTTTTCTTATATCATTATTATTTTCAATAAATATTCGTAAATCAAAAAATAGTTATTTGAAAGTTGTTAATTTAAATAAAATATATTCTGAATATCAACGTAAAATATACTCTATTAAAATGAATTATACAGAATATAAAAAATGGTTTAAAAAATATAAGCAAAATTTAAAAAAAAGAGTTGGAAAAAATAGATTGTTTTGTAAATCTAAAATTTCAAAAAAAAATTCTCTTTTTGTTATTAATTTTAAAGGTAGTATAAATGCACAAGAGGTTCATGCATTAAGAGAAGAAATTACTGCTATATTATCTGTAGCAAACAAAAAAGATGAAGTATTATTACGTCTTGAAAGCCCAGGTGGAGTGGTTCATGGATATGGATTAGCAGCAGCCCAATTAAGTAGATTGAAAGAAAAAAATATAAGGCTGACTATATCGATTGATAAAATTGCGGCTAGCGGTGGATATATGATGGCATGTGTTGCCGATTATATCATAGCAGCACCTTTTGCTATTATTGGTTCTATTGGAGTTGTAGCTCAAATTCCAAATATACATAATTTATTAAAAAAAAATAATATAGATATCGAACAACATACTACTGGAGAATATAAACGTACTTTAACTGTATTAGGCGAAAATACTGAAGAAGGGAGAAAAAAATTTATAGAAGAATTATATGAAACACATAATTTATTTAAAGACTTTGTTCATAAAAATCGTAAATCATTAGATATTCAATCCGTCTCTAATGGAAAACATTGGTATGGTATAGAATCAAAAAAAAATGGTTTAGTTGATGAATTAAAACTTAGTGATGATTTTATTTTAGAAAAAATCAATACTCATGATATTATTGAAATAATATTTAGTCCTTCTAAATGTTTTATTGAAAATTTTATTAATATTATTTTCGATAAAATCAAAAATTCTTTTTTACATCAGTAAAGAAATAGTTAAGTATTTTTTTTATATACGTAAAAATATAGAAGTATTTATTTATTTTTATTTGTGTAGGGTAAGATATGACCTAATTTTTTCGCTTTTACATTGAGATAGTCAGTATTTTCTGGATTTTTACCGACTATTAAAGGTATTCTTTCTATTACATTAATTCCTGCTTTTTTTATTATTTTTAGTTTTAAAGGATTATTCGTTAGTAATTTAATTGATCGAATTCCTAACAATTTATACATATCAGCACAAATAGTGAAATCTCTTTCGTCAGCTTTAAAACCTAATTTTAAATTTGCTTCTACTGTGTCTAATCCTTGATCTTGTAAAGAATAAGCTTTAATTTTATTTAATAATCCAATGTTTCTTCCTTCTTGACGATGATATAATAATATTCCTCTTCCTTCTTTTGCAATTTGTTTTAATGCTGCTTTTAATTGAAATCCACAATCACAACGTACACTAAATAGTGCATCTCCTGTTAAACATTCTGAGTGAATTCTCGATAAAATTGGATTTTTTTCTTTTATATTTCCATATAAAAGTGCTATATGATTTTTTTTATTCTTTATTTCTTCAAACCCAACAATTAAAAATTCTCCATATGGAGTAGGCAATTTTGCATCTGTTATGTACTTAATTCTCATAATATTTGATTTATTTAGAAAATATTTTTAACAAAGAAATAATTTAATATAAAAAATTAGTCTATTAAATGTAATTTAATACGTTGTCATCAATAAATAATTGTTAATTTAATAAAAATATTAAACAATTTCTTTTAAAGATCAATTGTATTATTTAATAATAGGTATTTGAAAATGTTTTTTAAATTTATTCATTTTTCCTCTAATAATTAAATCTCGTTGTTTTCCTGTATAAAAAGGATGACAATTATTACATACATCTAAATTGATATTAGATTTTATTGTAGATTTAGTAATTATTTTATTTCCACATGAACAAATAGCTACTATTTTTTTATATTTTGGATGAATATTTTTTTTCATATTTTTTTTAAAAAAGTATTAACGTTACATTGATTCAATATATAATAAAAAATATATATTTAACAACATTTTATTTTAAAATATTTTAATTGTGTAAAATAATTTTATATATTATTATTATTGAAAAATATTTTATTTATTTAGTAAATAAGTTTTGTTATAAATTTTTATGAAAAAAAGTATTAGTGAATTTGATTTATTTTTTACGAATTACATATAGATCATTATCATATATTTTTTAAATCGCAATCATTGCAATTAATATTTTGTAATATTAATTGCAAAATATTAATGAGTATTTCATTATTTTAGTTTTACAAATTAAAGTGGTACAGAAAGATTATATAAGAAACGGAAATATTAAAATCCGTAATAAAAAAATTCAATATTTAAAAAAAAGAAAAAGGAGATTTTATTTATATCAATATTCTTTTTTTTCTATTATTATAGTAATTTTATATTTTATTTTAATTAACTTTTATAGAAATAAAAAAAATTTGGTTTTTGATGATTTTTATTTTTTTAAGTTAAATAATAAAATAGAAAATTATTTTTTACCACCAAAAAGACCAATAGAAAAATGGCGTTATGTTAAAGCATTTGAAAATGGAATTATAAATTTTTCTAATCTTAATGAATTAAATACTTATTATTATAGTAATAAATATCATGATACTCCAAAATATCAATTATTTTTTCCAATTACAAAAGGTCTTGATAGTACTAGTACAAAACATATAGTTATAGATTATAAAAAGCAAGATTTTAAAAAAAAAGACAATAAAAAAAAAATAAAAAATAAATGTAATATTTTTTTAAAGTGTGGATCTT
The window above is part of the Arsenophonus sp. genome. Proteins encoded here:
- the rpsA gene encoding 30S ribosomal protein S1, whose amino-acid sequence is MIESFAQLFKESLKSIKIKSGSIISGLVISIDKDVVLVDAGLKSESAIPVEQFKNLNGELEIKVGDTIDVVLDHLEDGYGETILSREKAKRCEAWSILEKAYKKSEIVVGLINGKVKGGFTVELNGIRAFLPGSLVDIHPIKDTIHLEGKELEFKVIKLDQKRNNIVVSRRSVIESENSIERENLLSSLKEGAKLQGIVKNLTDYGAFIDLGGIDGLLHITDMSWKRVKHPNEIVNIGDKINVKVLKFDKERSRVSLGLKQFSEDPWMKIKQRYQEGDKVKGKVTNLTDYGCFVEIESGIEGLVHVSEMDWTNKNIHPSKIVSVNDVLEVMILDIDEERRRISLGLKQCKVNPWKIFSEKYQKNDHVKGKIKSITDFGIFIGLEDGIDGLVHLSDISWNVPGEEAVQKYKKGDEILTTILQIDPDRERISLGIKQLEEDPFYNFISNHKKGFIVNGEIIKINSKGAILKINNSLEGYLYFSDHIDDVTIEKYKKLKIGDTVDVSYVGFDRKNRIILLSSLSFSENIKNKKNGSNLKDEENIYITNNVMVEAFKSAKNE
- the ribA gene encoding GTP cyclohydrolase II, producing the protein MRIKYITDAKLPTPYGEFLIVGFEEIKNKKNHIALLYGNIKEKNPILSRIHSECLTGDALFSVRCDCGFQLKAALKQIAKEGRGILLYHRQEGRNIGLLNKIKAYSLQDQGLDTVEANLKLGFKADERDFTICADMYKLLGIRSIKLLTNNPLKLKIIKKAGINVIERIPLIVGKNPENTDYLNVKAKKLGHILPYTNKNK
- the sohB gene encoding protease SohB — protein: MDFIFSYILFFVKLITIVALFCFLISLLFSINIRKSKNSYLKVVNLNKIYSEYQRKIYSIKMNYTEYKKWFKKYKQNLKKRVGKNRLFCKSKISKKNSLFVINFKGSINAQEVHALREEITAILSVANKKDEVLLRLESPGGVVHGYGLAAAQLSRLKEKNIRLTISIDKIAASGGYMMACVADYIIAAPFAIIGSIGVVAQIPNIHNLLKKNNIDIEQHTTGEYKRTLTVLGENTEEGRKKFIEELYETHNLFKDFVHKNRKSLDIQSVSNGKHWYGIESKKNGLVDELKLSDDFILEKINTHDIIEIIFSPSKCFIENFINIIFDKIKNSFLHQ
- the rpmE gene encoding 50S ribosomal protein L31, which produces MKKNIHPKYKKIVAICSCGNKIITKSTIKSNINLDVCNNCHPFYTGKQRDLIIRGKMNKFKKHFQIPIIK
- a CDS encoding YciK family oxidoreductase, which produces MKYQPKPKFLYKKTILITGAGDGIGKEAALTYASYGANLILIGKKINNVKKTKKIINKKFKVNVEIYSLNFLKLTNVQAKKLVKKIKKKYKYIDGLLHNAAILGEIKPIIDYPIKTWYHVIQVNLHSSFILTKNFLPLLLKAPQSSLIFTSSTVGKKGRANWGAYSVSKFGIESLMQILSDEYKNTHLRVNCINPGKTQTKMRKKAFPKENFLKNKTPNQIMPIYLYLMSEDSIHISGLTLNAQ